The genomic segment TCGTGGAGTTCCACCGCTTCACGGCCGTCTCATACAAGGGGCCGCTGCTCGAGCTGCTGCTTGGGGGCGCCGCCCTCATCGCCGACTACCACGGCCTGCTCGGGGCGGCGCACGTGCGGGACAAACTGGCGCGCCTCGCCCTCTACCTGCAGACCACGCGCGGGCTCGGCACCGCCGCCGCGGCCGGCGCGCGCGAGGTCGGCGGCATCGCCGTCCCGGACGTCGCGCTTGCGAACGCGGCGAAATACCAGTTCGCGCACGGCTATCACGACGCCGTCCGCGACGTGCAGGATCTCGCCGGCGGCCTGCTCGTGACCGGACCGATGGAAGAGGACTGGGAGAACCCGGAGGTCCGGCGTCTGTTCGAGGGCGCGCTTGGCGGCCGCGACGGCGTCGGCGCCGGGGACCGCCTCCGCGTCATCAACCTGCTGCGGGATCTCGTGGCGTCGGATCTCGGCGGGTATCTGGAAGTCCTGGCGATCCACGCCGAGGGCTCGCTCGAAACGCAGAAGCTCACGGTGCTCCAGGACGTCGACCTCGAGCGGCTGAAGCGCCTGGCGGCCGGCGCCGCGGGGGTCGGCGGCGACCGCTGACGGATGGGGCGGCGCCGCGACGAACCGCCCTCCGACCGTGGTATGTTAAGACTAATGAATGCCCCGGCGGAGAGGTCCGTGTGAACGCGTACGAGAACCTGGCGCGCTTCTTTGGGGGTGAGGAAGAAGTCGTCGCCGCCTACCTGTACGGCCAGCCCGCCGTCGAGCGCACGTGGCCCGATTCGGACATCGAGATCGGCCTGGTGTTCCGCGAGGGCATCGACGGGGACGCGATCACGGAGTACCTCGAGGGCCTCGGCACCGGGAATCCCCTCGGCAACGCGCCCGGCGTGCTCATGCCCTTTGGCCTCAACGCGCACATCCTGCCGGTGGTCTACGAGGTGCTGACGTGGGGCCGCGTGCTGGCGGACAACGATCCCGCGGCGCGCGACGCCTTCGCCCGCCAGATGGCCGGCCGGCTGGACCAGGAGCGGCCGCGCCTGCTGGAAGAGGCGCACGAGACGATTCTCAAGGCCCGCGGCTTCGGCACCGCGACCGAGGAGCCGGCGCACGGCGCCGGGACCGCGGCGCGGGCGCTCGACCCGATCCGCATCGGGTGGCGGCTGGCGCGCGTGCTGACGTCCGTGCCGATTCTCGAGATGTTCACCCGGGACGTGGACTCCGTCGCGCGGGACGCCGAACGCGTCGCGCAGCTCGTCGGAGTGTTCAGCAATGCGAGCGGGGCGGCGACCGGCATCGCGAAGGCGATGCTGATCACCTACGGCATCGCGCGGCCCTCACGCCGGTGGGAGGTGTTTCTGCCGCTGGCGGACATCGGCATGATCTCCACCGAGCTGGCGCTGCACCTCGCCGCGATGCTGGAGACGCGCTGGACGCTGCTCACCGGCAGCGGCCTCGCGTCGCCCGAGCGGATCATCGCGCTCATCCGCAGCTACCTGCCGCCGGTCATTGCCTTTGCGCGCCGCGCGTCGTGGGCGACCGAACTGCCGGGACTCGTCGCGACCCAACGGCTGCATTGACCGCATCAGACGTGCTCGACGGACGCTTTGAGCTGCAGACCCCGCTCGGCAGCGGCGGCATGGCGACCGTGTACCGGGCGTGGGACCGCGGCGGCCGGCGTCCATGCGCGGTCAAGGTCCTCGCCGACGTCCTGGCCCGCGACGAGGAATCCCGGCGCCGGTTCCGGCATGAGGCGGCGTCGGCCGGCGCACTCACCCACCCGCACATCGTCACCGTCTACGGATGGGGCCAGGACGGCCTCCGGCAGTTCATCGCGATGGAGTATGTGTCCGGCGGCACCCTGCGGGAGCGTCTGCAGCGGGACGGCCGCCTGCCGGAAGCGGACGCCCTCCGCATCGCGGCCGAGGTGGCGGACGCGCTCGCCTACGCGCACAACCGCCACGTCGTGCACCGCGACATCAAGCCCCACAACATTCTCCTGACCGGCGACGGCCGGGTCAAAGTGGCCGACTTCGGCATCGCGCGGACGCTGGATGCGACCTCGTTGACGCGTACGGGGACCGTGCTGGGCTCGGCGCCCTACCTGGCGCCCGAGCAGGTTCGGGGCGAGGCCGCCGGGCCGGCGTCCGATCAGTACGCGCTCGGCGTCGTTCTCTACGAGATGCTCGCCGGGCGGCCGCCCTTTGCCGGCGAAGCCCCCATCGCCGTGGCACTCAAGCATCTCAACGAGGCGCCGCCGGACCTGCGGGCGGTGAGGCCCGACGTGTCTTTGGCCGCCGCGTCCGTCGTCGCGCGGCTGCTCGCCAAAGTACCGGCCGGCCGCTATCCCGACGCCGCCGACCTCGCCGCAGAACTCCATCGGCTCGCGGACGGCCTTTCGCCGCGCGCCGCGGCCCAGGGCGAAGCGGACGCGACGACGCGCTTGGAGGGTCTCGTGCCGCCGGGGGCGTCTCGGAGCCAACATCGCGGAAGCGACGCGGCCGTCGCGGCCACGGCGCAGCTGTCGCGCGATGCGGTGTTCGCGACGCAGCACCTGCCGGCCGACGGGCCGGGTTTGCGGGACGGTGCCGGTGCGGCGGCCGGCTCGGAGTTGGCGGCCGCGGCCCGGCTCGATGTCTCCGACACAGCGCGGCTGCATCTGCCGCGGCCGGGCCGTTCCGTCATGACCGGGGCGCGCGTGGGCGTGGCGGCCGTCTCCCTGGGACTCGCCCTCCTGATTCTCGGCGCGGCCTACCGCGCGGCCTGGACCGCGGCGCACGTCGCGGTGCCGAACCTTGTCGGCCGGACCGTCACCGGCGCCGGACAGACGGCGCAACAACTGCGGCTGGGTGTGCTTGTCGCGAGGCAGCGGCAGGACCCCAAGGCGCCCGTCGGAGCCGTGCTGGCCCAAGATCCCCCGGCCGGCCGTGAGGTCGCGAAAGGCACGGTGATCTCGCTCGTCGTCAGTCAGGGATCCGGCCTCGTCCCCGACCTCACGGGGCAGACCGTCACGAACGCCGCCGGCACGCTCGAGCGGCTGGGGCTGCGACTGGGCCAGGTCAATTACACCGCCGATGATCACGTTCCAAGCGGCAGGATCATCCACCAGTTTCAGGCGGCCGGAACACATCTTTCGCCGAACGGGGGCGTGGACGTGCTGGTGAGCCAGGGACCGCCGCCTTTCCCGTTTAACCTGTTCCCCAAACTGCCCGGCCAAGATGAGGGAGGGCCGGAGCGCGACAACGGCGGGCGGTAGACGGATCGTGCACGAAGAGGAGCGACCGTGAGCGCCGCGCTGACCGTAACCGTACAGCCTACGCCCAACGCGAACGCACTCAAGTTCGTGCTGAACCGGCGCGTGACGGAAGGCCGCAGTCAGACGTTCACCGACCCCGCGACCGCCGCCGTACCGCTGGCGCGCGAGCTGCTCGGGATTCCGGGCGTGCGGCAGGTTTTCTTTCTCAACGACTTCATCACGATCACCCGCGTGGAAGGGACGGACTGGGACGCGGTAGTGCCGCAGGTCGAGTCGCTGATCCACCGCCACCTCGCCGAGGCCGTGTAAAGGTACGGCCCCGATCGATGCGGCGCGCCGCCTTCGAGCGCCTGGTGGCCGAAGCCCTCGACGGCCTGCCCCCGCGCTTCGCCGCGCGCCTCGGCAATATCGCGGTGGTCGTGGAGGCGCGGCCGTCGCGGGACATCGCCGCGGAGCTCGGCGGCGACATCCTCGGTCTCTATCAGGGCGTCAGTGAGCTCGAGCAGTCCCCGATGGCGGCGTACGAAGTCCCCGAGATCATCGTGATCTACCAGCACAACATCGAAGCGGTGTGCCGGACGGAGGCCGAGATCGTCGAGGAAGTCCGCAAGACCGTCATCCACGAGG from the bacterium genome contains:
- a CDS encoding nucleotidyltransferase domain-containing protein, which translates into the protein MNAYENLARFFGGEEEVVAAYLYGQPAVERTWPDSDIEIGLVFREGIDGDAITEYLEGLGTGNPLGNAPGVLMPFGLNAHILPVVYEVLTWGRVLADNDPAARDAFARQMAGRLDQERPRLLEEAHETILKARGFGTATEEPAHGAGTAARALDPIRIGWRLARVLTSVPILEMFTRDVDSVARDAERVAQLVGVFSNASGAATGIAKAMLITYGIARPSRRWEVFLPLADIGMISTELALHLAAMLETRWTLLTGSGLASPERIIALIRSYLPPVIAFARRASWATELPGLVATQRLH
- the pknB gene encoding Stk1 family PASTA domain-containing Ser/Thr kinase, encoding MTASDVLDGRFELQTPLGSGGMATVYRAWDRGGRRPCAVKVLADVLARDEESRRRFRHEAASAGALTHPHIVTVYGWGQDGLRQFIAMEYVSGGTLRERLQRDGRLPEADALRIAAEVADALAYAHNRHVVHRDIKPHNILLTGDGRVKVADFGIARTLDATSLTRTGTVLGSAPYLAPEQVRGEAAGPASDQYALGVVLYEMLAGRPPFAGEAPIAVALKHLNEAPPDLRAVRPDVSLAAASVVARLLAKVPAGRYPDAADLAAELHRLADGLSPRAAAQGEADATTRLEGLVPPGASRSQHRGSDAAVAATAQLSRDAVFATQHLPADGPGLRDGAGAAAGSELAAAARLDVSDTARLHLPRPGRSVMTGARVGVAAVSLGLALLILGAAYRAAWTAAHVAVPNLVGRTVTGAGQTAQQLRLGVLVARQRQDPKAPVGAVLAQDPPAGREVAKGTVISLVVSQGSGLVPDLTGQTVTNAAGTLERLGLRLGQVNYTADDHVPSGRIIHQFQAAGTHLSPNGGVDVLVSQGPPPFPFNLFPKLPGQDEGGPERDNGGR
- a CDS encoding NifU N-terminal domain-containing protein is translated as MSAALTVTVQPTPNANALKFVLNRRVTEGRSQTFTDPATAAVPLARELLGIPGVRQVFFLNDFITITRVEGTDWDAVVPQVESLIHRHLAEAV
- a CDS encoding metallopeptidase family protein, with protein sequence MRRAAFERLVAEALDGLPPRFAARLGNIAVVVEARPSRDIAAELGGDILGLYQGVSELEQSPMAAYEVPEIIVIYQHNIEAVCRTEAEIVEEVRKTVIHEVGHHFGLTDAEMEALE